The proteins below are encoded in one region of Micromonospora yangpuensis:
- a CDS encoding menaquinone biosynthesis decarboxylase, with translation MAARKFPYDDLKDFLAALEKAGELRRVSVPVDPTLEISEVVTRTVRADGPALLFERPTRGEMPVAINLFGTEKRMAMALGVESLDEIGARLGEMLKPELPVGLSGMMDGLGKVRQLTSMPPKKVRTAPCQQVVYRGDDVDLDRLPGLQVWPGDGGIFHNFGLTHTKHPETGKRNLGLYRLQQHSSTSIGMHWQIHKNSTAHHAVAERLGQRLPVAIAIGCDPAVAYSASAPLPADIDEYLFAGYLRGARVEMVDCLTVPLQVPAHAQIVLEGYIEPGERMPEGPFGDHTGFYTPVEPFPVMHVECMTMQRDPVYHSIVTSQPPQEDHGLGKATERIFAPLLRFLIPDIVDYDLPAAGVFHNCAIVSIRKRYPKHAQKVMNAIWGAHMMSLTKLIVIVDEDCDVHDYNEVAFRAFGNVDYARDLLLTEGPVDHLDHASYQQFWGGKAGVDATRKLPEEGYHRGWPEEMRMAPEVVSLVDKRWKEYGI, from the coding sequence GAGAAGGCGGGGGAGCTGCGGCGCGTCAGCGTGCCGGTGGACCCCACGCTGGAGATCAGCGAGGTGGTGACCCGGACGGTACGGGCCGACGGGCCGGCGTTGCTCTTCGAGCGGCCGACCCGGGGTGAGATGCCGGTGGCGATCAACCTGTTCGGTACCGAGAAGCGGATGGCGATGGCGCTCGGTGTGGAGAGCCTCGACGAGATCGGCGCGCGGCTCGGCGAGATGCTCAAGCCGGAGCTGCCGGTGGGGCTCTCCGGGATGATGGACGGCCTGGGCAAGGTACGCCAGCTCACCTCGATGCCGCCGAAGAAGGTCAGGACCGCCCCCTGCCAGCAGGTGGTGTACCGGGGCGACGACGTCGATCTGGACCGGCTGCCGGGGTTGCAGGTCTGGCCGGGCGACGGCGGGATCTTCCACAACTTCGGGCTGACCCACACCAAGCACCCGGAGACCGGCAAGCGCAACCTCGGGCTCTACCGGTTGCAGCAGCACTCGTCGACCTCGATCGGGATGCACTGGCAGATCCACAAGAACTCCACCGCCCACCACGCGGTCGCCGAGCGGCTCGGCCAGCGGCTGCCGGTGGCGATCGCGATCGGCTGCGACCCGGCCGTGGCGTACTCGGCGAGCGCGCCGCTGCCGGCCGACATCGACGAGTACCTGTTCGCCGGGTACCTGCGCGGTGCCCGGGTCGAGATGGTCGACTGCCTGACCGTGCCGTTGCAGGTGCCGGCGCACGCCCAGATCGTGCTGGAGGGGTACATCGAGCCGGGCGAGCGGATGCCGGAGGGGCCGTTCGGCGACCACACCGGCTTCTACACCCCGGTCGAGCCCTTCCCGGTGATGCACGTGGAGTGCATGACCATGCAGCGCGACCCGGTGTACCACTCGATCGTCACCTCCCAGCCGCCGCAGGAGGACCACGGTCTCGGCAAGGCCACCGAGCGGATCTTCGCCCCGCTGCTGCGCTTCCTGATCCCGGACATCGTCGACTACGACCTGCCCGCCGCCGGGGTCTTCCACAACTGTGCGATCGTGTCGATCCGCAAGCGGTACCCGAAGCACGCCCAGAAGGTGATGAACGCGATCTGGGGCGCGCACATGATGTCGCTTACCAAGCTGATCGTGATCGTCGACGAGGACTGCGACGTGCACGACTACAACGAGGTCGCCTTCCGCGCCTTCGGCAACGTCGACTACGCCCGGGACCTGCTGCTCACCGAGGGGCCGGTGGACCACCTCGACCACGCGTCGTACCAGCAGTTCTGGGGTGGCAAGGCGGGCGTCGACGCGACCCGCAAGCTGCCCGAGGAGGGCTACCACCGGGGTTGGCCCGAGGAGATGCGGATGGCCCCCGAGGTGGTCAGCCTGGTCGACAAGCGTTGGAAGGAGTACGGCATCTGA
- the mqnP gene encoding menaquinone biosynthesis prenyltransferase MqnP has product MTATAEAPGRVRAFLNLVAIEHSVFALPFAYLSALTAMQVNGGRVRWLDLLLITVAMVGARTFAMAANRILDRRIDARNPRTANRELVTGAVSVRTAWTGAGVALVVFLAAAALLNPLVLVLAPLAVVPLVVYPYGKRFTDWPHAILAVAQAVGPVGAWLAVTGTFAGSWPAWLLGAAVGLWIGGFDLIYACQDAEVDREIGVRSVPARYGKRFALHASTVAHVVTFGLFVWFGVLVGFGWPWWLGLLLTAVAFGYQHVVVTPTDLSRVNRAFFTANGFVGIALFVFALLDLVLRLGLRP; this is encoded by the coding sequence ATGACCGCCACCGCCGAGGCGCCCGGCCGGGTCCGCGCCTTCCTGAACCTGGTGGCGATCGAACACTCGGTCTTCGCGTTGCCCTTCGCGTACCTGTCGGCGTTGACCGCGATGCAGGTCAACGGGGGGCGGGTCCGCTGGCTCGACCTGCTGTTGATCACCGTGGCGATGGTCGGCGCGCGTACCTTCGCGATGGCGGCCAACCGGATCCTCGACCGGCGGATCGACGCGCGGAATCCGCGTACCGCGAATCGGGAACTGGTCACCGGGGCGGTGAGCGTGCGGACGGCCTGGACCGGCGCGGGCGTCGCGCTGGTGGTCTTCCTGGCCGCCGCCGCCCTGCTCAACCCGCTGGTCCTGGTGCTCGCGCCGCTGGCGGTGGTCCCGCTGGTCGTCTACCCGTATGGCAAACGCTTCACCGACTGGCCGCACGCGATCCTGGCGGTGGCCCAGGCGGTCGGGCCGGTCGGGGCCTGGCTCGCGGTCACCGGCACCTTCGCCGGCTCCTGGCCGGCGTGGCTGCTCGGCGCGGCCGTCGGGCTCTGGATCGGCGGCTTCGACCTGATCTACGCCTGCCAGGACGCCGAGGTGGACCGCGAGATCGGGGTACGCAGCGTGCCCGCCCGGTACGGCAAACGGTTCGCGCTGCACGCCTCCACGGTGGCGCACGTGGTGACGTTCGGGCTCTTCGTCTGGTTCGGGGTGCTTGTCGGCTTCGGCTGGCCGTGGTGGCTGGGGCTGCTGCTGACCGCGGTGGCGTTCGGGTACCAGCACGTGGTGGTCACCCCGACCGACCTGAGCCGGGTCAACCGGGCGTTCTTCACCGCCAACGGGTTTGTCGGCATCGCGCTCTTCGTCTTCGCCCTGCTCGACCTGGTGCTCCGCCTCGGCCTACGCCCCTGA
- a CDS encoding terpene synthase family protein, which translates to MVDRTLRALASACPLPARRPAPMVDEVQDWLAALLTESGLPLDGPARHRLHQARFAGYAARLYPHADEADLRVLTALFTWFFLVDDACDGPQALSPERISALREGTLYLLRYGPRPAHPGLTGPLRRLLLRAWREPRHRMPDRWRTRFADAVAEHLDGTWRERMNRATGRRPGVDEYVVLRRATSAAYVSYPLIEFVTGRPLPDAVYHHPALRRVGEVGNDLLSWYNDLASLERDRATSGGHNLVLAVAAERGVPVDAAVELVAERWRAAMARFVTLRATVPSFGPALDEAVTTHLDGVADAVRGTIDWTLESARYG; encoded by the coding sequence ATGGTCGATCGCACCCTCCGGGCGTTGGCGTCGGCCTGCCCGTTGCCCGCCCGCCGACCGGCGCCCATGGTCGACGAGGTGCAGGACTGGCTGGCCGCCCTGCTTACCGAGTCGGGTCTGCCGCTGGACGGCCCGGCCCGGCACCGGCTGCACCAGGCCCGCTTCGCCGGGTACGCGGCCCGGCTCTATCCGCACGCCGACGAAGCCGACCTGCGCGTGCTCACCGCCCTGTTCACCTGGTTCTTCCTGGTCGACGACGCCTGCGACGGACCGCAGGCACTGTCACCGGAGCGGATCAGCGCGTTGCGGGAGGGCACGCTCTACCTGCTGCGGTACGGGCCCCGGCCGGCGCATCCCGGCCTGACCGGTCCGCTGCGCCGGCTGCTGCTGCGGGCCTGGCGGGAACCCCGGCACCGGATGCCGGACCGGTGGCGGACCAGGTTCGCCGACGCGGTCGCCGAGCACCTCGACGGCACCTGGCGGGAGCGGATGAACCGGGCCACCGGTCGACGGCCCGGCGTCGACGAGTACGTGGTGCTGCGCCGGGCCACCTCGGCGGCGTACGTGTCGTACCCGTTGATCGAGTTCGTCACCGGCCGGCCGCTGCCCGACGCGGTGTACCACCATCCGGCGCTGCGCCGGGTCGGCGAGGTCGGCAACGACCTGCTCTCCTGGTACAACGACCTGGCCTCGCTGGAGAGGGACCGGGCGACCTCCGGCGGGCACAACCTGGTGCTGGCGGTGGCCGCCGAGCGGGGTGTGCCGGTCGACGCCGCCGTGGAGCTGGTCGCCGAGCGGTGGCGGGCCGCGATGGCCCGCTTCGTGACCCTCCGCGCGACGGTGCCGTCGTTCGGACCGGCGCTGGACGAGGCCGTCACCACCCACCTCGACGGGGTCGCCGACGCCGTCCGCGGCACCATCGACTGGACCCTGGAAAGCGCCCGCTACGGGTAA
- a CDS encoding UbiX family flavin prenyltransferase: MREPWVVGVSGASGTPYAAAVVRALLDAGAAVDLIVSRAARLTVLDETGRPFRDGHWADDLAAWLGRDLTDADVRHWPAGDLAAGPSSGSYRVRGMVVVPASTAACAGIAIGLSKDLLQRAAEVNLKERRPVVLVPRETPVTRSHLEHLIALHDAGAVVLPASPGFYGAGASASAAQLVDFVAGKVLDALGVPHTLFRRWSGELAADRSRSGPAGPGVDRT, from the coding sequence ATGCGTGAGCCATGGGTGGTCGGGGTCTCCGGGGCGTCCGGCACCCCGTACGCGGCGGCCGTTGTCCGGGCTCTGCTCGATGCCGGCGCGGCGGTCGACCTGATCGTCTCCCGGGCGGCCCGGTTGACCGTGCTGGACGAGACCGGCCGGCCGTTCCGGGACGGGCACTGGGCCGACGACCTGGCGGCCTGGCTCGGCCGGGACCTGACCGACGCCGACGTCCGGCACTGGCCCGCCGGTGACCTGGCCGCCGGGCCGAGCAGCGGCTCCTACCGGGTACGCGGCATGGTGGTGGTGCCGGCCAGCACCGCCGCCTGTGCCGGTATCGCCATCGGCCTGTCGAAGGACCTGTTGCAGCGGGCCGCCGAGGTCAACCTCAAGGAACGTCGCCCGGTGGTGCTGGTGCCCCGGGAGACGCCGGTGACCCGCAGCCACCTGGAGCACCTGATCGCACTGCACGACGCCGGTGCGGTGGTGCTGCCCGCCAGCCCCGGCTTCTACGGTGCCGGGGCGTCCGCCTCCGCGGCGCAGCTGGTCGACTTCGTGGCCGGGAAGGTGCTGGACGCGCTCGGCGTACCGCACACCCTGTTCCGGCGCTGGTCCGGTGAGCTGGCAGCGGACCGTTCCCGGTCCGGGCCGGCCGGACCGGGGGTGGACCGGACCTGA
- a CDS encoding BldC family transcriptional regulator produces the protein MDTGDRLLTPGEVAALFRVDPKTVTRWAAAGRIGSIRTPGGHRRFRESEVRALLEGEGMLDEAEDVGRPRNVGPAASTGPGPANAGMY, from the coding sequence GTGGACACTGGAGATCGCCTGCTGACACCGGGTGAGGTCGCCGCGCTGTTTCGGGTGGACCCGAAGACTGTGACGAGATGGGCGGCGGCCGGCCGGATCGGCAGTATCCGGACTCCAGGCGGGCATCGCCGGTTTCGGGAATCCGAGGTGCGGGCCCTGCTTGAAGGGGAGGGCATGCTGGACGAGGCGGAAGACGTCGGCAGACCACGCAACGTGGGCCCGGCGGCGTCGACCGGCCCCGGGCCGGCAAATGCCGGCATGTACTGA
- a CDS encoding Lrp/AsnC family transcriptional regulator, producing the protein MDAIDLSLVELLRGNARLSYAELARQVGLSAPAVHERVGKLESSGVVRGYRAEVSPEAIGLGVTALIGIVEGSGGDTDDVLEAFRAMPEIESCYFMAGVESFLLKARVGTIAELEQLIMRLNRTPGVASTRTAVALSTKWENRPQPVPTPPAG; encoded by the coding sequence GTGGACGCCATCGACCTGAGCCTCGTGGAGCTGTTGCGCGGTAACGCCCGTCTGTCCTACGCCGAGCTGGCCCGCCAAGTCGGTCTCTCCGCCCCGGCGGTACACGAGCGGGTGGGCAAGCTGGAGTCCAGCGGTGTGGTCCGGGGCTACCGGGCGGAGGTGTCGCCCGAGGCGATCGGGCTGGGCGTCACCGCGCTGATCGGGATCGTCGAGGGCTCCGGGGGCGACACCGACGACGTGCTGGAGGCGTTCCGGGCGATGCCCGAGATCGAGTCCTGCTACTTCATGGCCGGGGTGGAGTCCTTCCTGCTCAAGGCCAGGGTGGGCACCATAGCGGAGCTGGAGCAGCTGATCATGCGGCTGAACCGGACGCCGGGGGTGGCCTCGACCCGTACCGCGGTCGCCCTCTCCACCAAGTGGGAGAACCGCCCGCAGCCCGTCCCCACCCCGCCCGCCGGTTGA
- a CDS encoding PLP-dependent cysteine synthase family protein, whose amino-acid sequence MTHLDRCDEASRTWVTEAIATVEADANRSADTHLLPFPLPRAWGIDLYLKDESVHPTGSLKHRLARSLFLYGLCNGWIGPDTTIVEASSGSTAVSEAYFARMLGLPFIAVMPASTSPEKIAQIEFQGGRCHLIRDPAQVVVEARWLAEDSGGHYMDQFTYAERATDWRGNNNIAESIYAQLALERHPVPDWIVVGAGTGGTSATIGRYARYRRLPTKLCVVDPENSAFYPAWQAGDWSLRTGRGSRIEGIGRPCVEASFLPSVVDRMIQVPDAASLAAMRAGSTVLGRRVGGSTGTNLWGAFGLIAGMLAAGRTGSVVTLICDAGDRYADSYYADTWVADQGIDLTPHLTTIDHFLTTGTWPP is encoded by the coding sequence GTGACACATCTGGACCGGTGCGACGAGGCCAGCCGGACGTGGGTCACCGAGGCGATCGCCACGGTCGAAGCCGACGCCAACCGCTCCGCCGACACCCACCTGCTCCCCTTCCCGCTGCCCCGCGCGTGGGGGATCGACCTGTATCTCAAGGACGAGTCGGTGCACCCGACCGGGTCGCTCAAACACCGGCTGGCCCGCTCCCTCTTCCTGTACGGCCTCTGCAACGGCTGGATCGGTCCGGACACCACGATCGTCGAGGCCTCCTCCGGCTCGACCGCGGTCAGCGAGGCGTACTTCGCCCGGATGCTGGGGTTGCCGTTCATCGCGGTGATGCCGGCCAGCACCTCGCCGGAGAAGATCGCCCAGATCGAGTTCCAGGGCGGTCGCTGCCACCTGATCCGGGACCCGGCCCAGGTCGTCGTGGAGGCCCGCTGGCTGGCCGAGGACTCCGGCGGCCACTACATGGACCAGTTCACCTACGCCGAACGAGCCACCGACTGGCGGGGCAACAACAACATCGCGGAGTCGATCTACGCGCAGCTGGCCCTGGAACGCCATCCCGTCCCGGACTGGATCGTGGTGGGCGCGGGCACCGGCGGGACCAGCGCCACCATCGGTCGGTACGCCCGCTACCGCCGGCTGCCCACCAAGCTCTGCGTGGTCGACCCGGAGAACTCGGCCTTCTACCCGGCCTGGCAGGCCGGCGACTGGTCGCTGCGTACCGGCCGGGGCTCCCGGATCGAGGGGATCGGCCGCCCCTGCGTGGAAGCGTCGTTCCTGCCCTCGGTGGTGGACCGGATGATCCAGGTACCCGACGCGGCCTCGCTGGCGGCGATGCGGGCCGGTTCGACCGTGCTCGGCCGCCGGGTCGGCGGTTCGACCGGCACCAACCTCTGGGGAGCCTTCGGACTGATCGCCGGAATGCTGGCGGCCGGCCGGACCGGCTCGGTGGTCACCCTCATCTGCGACGCCGGCGACCGGTACGCCGACAGCTACTACGCCGACACCTGGGTCGCCGACCAGGGCATCGACCTCACCCCCCACCTCACCACCATCGACCACTTCCTCACCACCGGCACCTGGCCCCCGTGA
- a CDS encoding putative glycolipid-binding domain-containing protein, protein MGQSLFWSRIDTTGAEHALVTDERGLTARGTQVAVDPIPYTCRYTLVTGPDWATSRLEVEAEGAGWLRGVHLEHGTDGWRVTTTEQGDLDRALTAAGQPTAGLPGTDDPDGLVDASDVDLGGSPLFNTLPVRRLGLTAAPAGTEHRITVAWVLVPSLLVVPAEQVYTALGAGQVRFTSDTFTADLTLDPAGYLLRYPGLAVRHDAPA, encoded by the coding sequence ATGGGACAGTCGCTGTTCTGGAGCCGCATCGACACCACCGGGGCGGAGCACGCCCTGGTCACCGACGAGCGGGGTCTGACCGCGCGGGGTACCCAGGTCGCCGTCGACCCGATCCCGTACACCTGCCGGTACACCCTGGTCACCGGGCCGGACTGGGCGACCAGCCGGCTGGAGGTGGAGGCCGAGGGGGCCGGCTGGCTGCGCGGCGTACACCTGGAACATGGCACCGACGGATGGCGGGTGACCACCACCGAGCAGGGTGACCTGGACCGGGCGCTGACCGCCGCCGGGCAGCCCACCGCAGGCCTGCCCGGTACCGACGACCCGGACGGGTTGGTCGACGCGTCCGACGTCGACCTGGGCGGCTCCCCGCTCTTCAACACCCTGCCGGTACGCCGGCTGGGGCTGACCGCCGCCCCGGCCGGGACCGAGCACCGCATCACGGTCGCCTGGGTGCTGGTGCCGAGTCTGCTGGTCGTACCGGCCGAGCAGGTCTACACCGCGCTCGGTGCCGGGCAGGTCCGGTTCACCAGCGACACCTTCACCGCCGACCTGACCCTCGACCCCGCTGGCTACCTGCTGCGCTACCCGGGCCTGGCGGTACGCCACGACGCCCCAGCCTGA
- a CDS encoding DEAD/DEAH box helicase — MPVSAVPADAEVSVTAAPDFAALGLPPALVRALARQGIDTPFEIQRATVPDALAGRDVLGRGQTGSGKTLAFGLPLLARVADGGRARPLHPRALVLVPTRELAMQVNDALVPLGKSVGVFLKTAVGGVPYDRQIDALRRGVEIIVATPGRLGDLIARGVCRLDDVEVTVLDEADQMADMGFLPEVTELLAKTPARAQRLLFSATLDGDVDALVKRFMTDPVTHSTAPATAAVSTMDHHMLLIPPHDKFAVAASIVARDGRTMVFARTQLGVDRLVEQFAAVGVRAGGLHGGKTQRMRTRTLAEFREGRMNVLVATDVAARGIHVDGVTLVLHVDPPKDPKDYLHRAGRTARAGESGAVATLVLPKQRRTTLAMLEKAGVAPAEARVRAGDTALVELVGAREPSGVPVREEPAPARRHDSRSAGPRRFGDRGERGFGSRDERGFGDRREQRFGGRDDRGFGDRSFGDRREGGSGDRGFGDRREQRFGDRPARRFGDRDDRSFGDRPAGDRGFRDRPADGRGFRDRPAGGRDFGDRPRGEQRFGDRPGGERGFRDRPTGERRFGDRPQGEQRFADRGDRTGDPRGERRSGFRPDGRGHDDRRGQGGRAPARTH, encoded by the coding sequence GTGCCGGTCAGCGCCGTGCCGGCCGACGCCGAGGTGTCGGTCACGGCCGCGCCGGACTTCGCCGCGCTGGGCCTGCCCCCGGCGCTGGTCCGGGCGTTGGCCCGCCAGGGCATCGACACGCCCTTCGAGATCCAGCGGGCCACCGTGCCGGACGCCCTCGCCGGCCGCGACGTCCTCGGCCGGGGCCAGACCGGCTCCGGCAAGACCCTCGCCTTCGGCCTGCCCCTGCTGGCCCGGGTCGCCGACGGCGGCCGGGCCCGGCCGCTGCACCCCCGGGCCCTGGTCCTGGTGCCCACCCGGGAACTCGCCATGCAGGTGAACGACGCCCTGGTACCGCTCGGCAAGTCGGTAGGCGTGTTCCTCAAGACCGCTGTCGGGGGGGTGCCGTACGACCGCCAGATCGACGCGCTGCGTCGGGGCGTGGAGATCATCGTCGCCACCCCGGGTCGGCTCGGTGACCTGATCGCCCGAGGGGTCTGCCGGCTGGACGACGTCGAGGTGACCGTGCTCGACGAGGCCGACCAGATGGCCGACATGGGCTTCCTTCCCGAGGTCACCGAGCTGCTGGCGAAGACCCCGGCGCGGGCCCAGCGGCTGCTCTTCTCGGCCACCCTGGACGGTGACGTCGACGCGCTGGTCAAGCGGTTCATGACCGATCCGGTCACGCACTCCACCGCGCCGGCCACCGCCGCCGTGTCCACCATGGACCACCACATGCTGCTGATCCCGCCACACGACAAGTTCGCGGTGGCGGCGTCGATCGTGGCCCGGGACGGCCGGACCATGGTCTTCGCCCGTACCCAGTTGGGCGTGGACCGGCTGGTGGAGCAGTTCGCGGCGGTCGGCGTCCGCGCCGGTGGACTGCACGGCGGCAAGACCCAGCGGATGCGTACCCGCACGCTCGCCGAGTTCCGTGAGGGCCGGATGAACGTGCTGGTCGCCACCGACGTGGCCGCCCGGGGCATCCACGTGGACGGGGTCACCCTGGTCCTGCACGTCGACCCGCCGAAGGACCCGAAGGACTACCTGCACCGGGCCGGGCGTACCGCCCGTGCCGGCGAGTCGGGCGCGGTGGCCACCCTGGTCCTGCCCAAGCAGCGCCGGACCACCCTCGCCATGCTGGAGAAGGCCGGCGTGGCACCGGCCGAAGCCCGGGTACGGGCCGGTGACACCGCGCTGGTCGAGCTGGTCGGTGCCCGCGAGCCCAGTGGCGTACCGGTCCGCGAGGAGCCCGCGCCGGCCCGTCGCCACGACAGCCGGTCGGCCGGTCCGCGCCGCTTCGGTGACCGCGGCGAGCGCGGTTTCGGTAGCCGGGACGAGCGCGGCTTCGGTGACCGGCGCGAGCAGCGCTTCGGTGGCCGGGACGACCGGGGCTTCGGTGACCGGAGCTTCGGTGACCGGCGCGAGGGCGGCTCCGGCGACCGCGGCTTCGGTGACCGGCGTGAGCAGCGCTTCGGCGACCGGCCGGCGCGGCGGTTCGGTGACCGCGACGATCGCTCCTTCGGCGACCGCCCGGCCGGTGACCGCGGCTTCCGGGACCGCCCGGCCGACGGACGGGGTTTCCGGGACCGCCCGGCCGGCGGACGCGATTTCGGTGACCGCCCCCGGGGCGAGCAGCGTTTCGGCGACCGGCCCGGTGGTGAGCGAGGCTTCCGGGACCGCCCCACGGGCGAGCGCCGGTTCGGCGACCGGCCGCAGGGCGAGCAGCGCTTCGCCGACCGGGGCGACCGGACGGGTGACCCGCGCGGCGAGCGCCGCAGCGGTTTCCGGCCGGACGGCCGCGGCCATGACGACCGCCGGGGCCAGGGCGGCCGGGCTCCCGCACGTACCCACTGA
- a CDS encoding helix-turn-helix transcriptional regulator, giving the protein MRNDLRELRLAAGLSQRELGQVLNVSRQTVNSIETGRYDPSLPLAIAIARHFQRTVEEIFHVD; this is encoded by the coding sequence ATGAGAAACGACCTTCGAGAGTTACGGCTGGCAGCCGGGCTGTCCCAGCGGGAGTTGGGCCAGGTGCTGAACGTCTCGCGGCAGACCGTCAACTCGATCGAGACCGGCCGTTACGACCCGTCACTTCCGCTGGCGATCGCCATCGCCCGGCACTTCCAGCGCACCGTGGAGGAGATCTTTCATGTCGACTGA